One window of Hippoglossus stenolepis isolate QCI-W04-F060 chromosome 1, HSTE1.2, whole genome shotgun sequence genomic DNA carries:
- the mtfmt gene encoding methionyl-tRNA formyltransferase, mitochondrial isoform X2: protein MWPNSRRTGAALKILHLCCAPTGLRGGVEGRQRRVYRCMSTSGPPWKLLFFGSDHFALESLKLLTASRSSSANIVESLEVVTLSADVPVTRFAQQNHLQVHRWPPENVDGRFDVGVVVSFGCLLHEKLINKFPHGILNVHPSLLPRWRGPAPVFHTILHGDTVTGVTVMQIRPHRFDVGPILNQELHQVPENCTAEELGAALAEKGAHLLIDTLMTLSERMAHKTEQSKTGATFAPKISGSMSWMVWEEQTCDQIDRLYRAIGSRIPLRTMWMGRTIKLLEFVGKCHISLSDQKRKPVPGSVTYQRESNTLAVC from the exons ATGTGGCCGAACAGCAGAAGAACAGGAGCGGCCCTGAAGatcctccatctctgctgtgCTCCCACCGGGTTGAGAGGAGGAGTTGAGGGGAGGCAGCGGAGGGTCTACAGATGTATGTCAACATCAGGACCTCCGTGGAAACTCCTGTTCTTTGGTTCTGATCACTTTGCTTTGGAGTCTCTGAAACTCCTCACAGCCAGCAG GAGCTCCAGTGCAAATATAGTGGAGTCCCTTGAGGTTGTCACTCTGTCTGCTGATGTCCCAGTGACAAGGTTTGCTCAACAGAACCACCTCCAGGTCCACAGGTGGCCCCCGGAGAATGTGGACGGACGGTTTGATGTTGGCGTGGTGGTGTCTTTCGGCTGTTTACTCCACGAGAAGCTCATCAACAAGTTTCCACA TGGGATTCTGAACGTTCACCCCAGCCTACTGCCGAGGTGGCGAGGTCCAGCACCCGTCTTCCACACCATTTTACATGGCGACACTGTGACTGGAGTCACCGTCATGCAGATCCGCCCTCACAG GTTTGATGTGGGACCCATTCTCAACCAGGAGCTCCATCAGGTCCCTGAAAACTGCACTGCTGAGGAGCTTGGAGCTGCCCTAGCTGAAAAGGGAGCACATCTG CTCATTGATACTTTGATGACACTCTCTGAGAGAATGGCACATAAAACGGAGCAAAGCAAGACAGGTGCAACTTTTG CCCCAAAAATCAGTGGCTCTATGAGCTGGATGGTGTGGGAGGAACAGACGTGTGACCAAATCGACCGCCTGTATCGTGCAATCGGATCACGA ATTCCATTGAGGACCATGTGGATGGGCAGGACAATAAAACTTCTTGAATTTGtaggaaaatgtcacatttcattaTCAG ATCAAAAGAGGAAACCAGTTCCCGGCTCAGTGACATATCAGAGGGAGTCCAATACTTTAGCTGTCTGCT GA
- the mtfmt gene encoding methionyl-tRNA formyltransferase, mitochondrial isoform X1: MWPNSRRTGAALKILHLCCAPTGLRGGVEGRQRRVYRCMSTSGPPWKLLFFGSDHFALESLKLLTASRSSSANIVESLEVVTLSADVPVTRFAQQNHLQVHRWPPENVDGRFDVGVVVSFGCLLHEKLINKFPHGILNVHPSLLPRWRGPAPVFHTILHGDTVTGVTVMQIRPHRFDVGPILNQELHQVPENCTAEELGAALAEKGAHLLIDTLMTLSERMAHKTEQSKTGATFAPKISGSMSWMVWEEQTCDQIDRLYRAIGSRIPLRTMWMGRTIKLLEFVGKCHISLSDQKRKPVPGSVTYQRESNTLAVCCKDGWVGFKAVLLKKRLTAADFNNGYLHQTVQQTVQQKTLCPTAQGLFLSRKGGTAAQPIRENSVL; the protein is encoded by the exons ATGTGGCCGAACAGCAGAAGAACAGGAGCGGCCCTGAAGatcctccatctctgctgtgCTCCCACCGGGTTGAGAGGAGGAGTTGAGGGGAGGCAGCGGAGGGTCTACAGATGTATGTCAACATCAGGACCTCCGTGGAAACTCCTGTTCTTTGGTTCTGATCACTTTGCTTTGGAGTCTCTGAAACTCCTCACAGCCAGCAG GAGCTCCAGTGCAAATATAGTGGAGTCCCTTGAGGTTGTCACTCTGTCTGCTGATGTCCCAGTGACAAGGTTTGCTCAACAGAACCACCTCCAGGTCCACAGGTGGCCCCCGGAGAATGTGGACGGACGGTTTGATGTTGGCGTGGTGGTGTCTTTCGGCTGTTTACTCCACGAGAAGCTCATCAACAAGTTTCCACA TGGGATTCTGAACGTTCACCCCAGCCTACTGCCGAGGTGGCGAGGTCCAGCACCCGTCTTCCACACCATTTTACATGGCGACACTGTGACTGGAGTCACCGTCATGCAGATCCGCCCTCACAG GTTTGATGTGGGACCCATTCTCAACCAGGAGCTCCATCAGGTCCCTGAAAACTGCACTGCTGAGGAGCTTGGAGCTGCCCTAGCTGAAAAGGGAGCACATCTG CTCATTGATACTTTGATGACACTCTCTGAGAGAATGGCACATAAAACGGAGCAAAGCAAGACAGGTGCAACTTTTG CCCCAAAAATCAGTGGCTCTATGAGCTGGATGGTGTGGGAGGAACAGACGTGTGACCAAATCGACCGCCTGTATCGTGCAATCGGATCACGA ATTCCATTGAGGACCATGTGGATGGGCAGGACAATAAAACTTCTTGAATTTGtaggaaaatgtcacatttcattaTCAG ATCAAAAGAGGAAACCAGTTCCCGGCTCAGTGACATATCAGAGGGAGTCCAATACTTTAGCTGTCTGCTGTAAG GACGGCTGGGTGGGTTTCAAGGCAGTGCTCCTGAAAAAAAGACTGACAGCAGCTGACTTCAACAATGGCTATCTGCATCAGACTGTGCAGCAGACTGTGCAGCAGAAGACACTGTGTCCGACAGCTCAAGGACTGTTTCTTAGTAGAAAAGGTGGAACTGCAGCACAGCCGATTAGAGAAAACTCAGTGTTGTGA